From the genome of Alosa sapidissima isolate fAloSap1 chromosome 14, fAloSap1.pri, whole genome shotgun sequence, one region includes:
- the LOC121681365 gene encoding uncharacterized protein LOC121681365 isoform X2, which produces MLTGYLASKGVKAGEKRVGSILRDFNPRYHQARCDGARNLNPTPYTAEYMGHKIHMDQNEKLVMFGATHVLAIDGFSSKIVGYATMPVKNNVKIYEDVYRSAVMKYGLWDQVRVDHGREFYLTLFMQENLKAYPHNQERRPYLQTKSTEGREYQTDLLQVVAK; this is translated from the exons ATGCTTACGGGCTATCTGGCCTCCAAGGGTGTAAAGGCGGGGGAAAAACGAGTGGGAAGTATTCTTAGGGACTTCAACCCACGCTACCACCAGGCAAGATGCGAT GGTGCAAGAAATCTAAACCCAACACCCTACACGGCAGAATACATGGGTCACAAGATCCACATGGATCAAAATGAAAAGCTAGTTATGTTTGGAGCTACCCATGTACTTGCCATCGATGGATTTAGCAGCAAGATAGTTGGCTATGCAACAATGCCTGTTAAGAACAATGTGAAGATATATGAAGATGTATACAG GTCTGCAGTCATGAAATATGGCCTGTGGGATCAGGTTAGAGTAGATCATGGAAGAGAATTCTACCTAACGTTATTCATGCAAGAAAACCTTAAAGCCTATCCGCATAATCAGGAAAGGCGGCCCTATCTGCAGACTAAGTCCACAGAG GGAAGGGAGTACCAAACAGACTTGCTGCAAGTGGTTGCAAAGTAA
- the LOC121681365 gene encoding uncharacterized protein LOC121681365 isoform X1, with product MLTGYLASKGVKAGEKRVGSILRDFNPRYHQARCDGARNLNPTPYTAEYMGHKIHMDQNEKLVMFGATHVLAIDGFSSKIVGYATMPVKNNVKIYEDVYRSAVMKYGLWDQVRVDHGREFYLTLFMQENLKAYPHNQERRPYLQTKSTENHTVERMWPEINDRVNYPLKAAMVQLLDQDLLSMEDNTVKYCSSELLCQVSHIGVA from the exons ATGCTTACGGGCTATCTGGCCTCCAAGGGTGTAAAGGCGGGGGAAAAACGAGTGGGAAGTATTCTTAGGGACTTCAACCCACGCTACCACCAGGCAAGATGCGAT GGTGCAAGAAATCTAAACCCAACACCCTACACGGCAGAATACATGGGTCACAAGATCCACATGGATCAAAATGAAAAGCTAGTTATGTTTGGAGCTACCCATGTACTTGCCATCGATGGATTTAGCAGCAAGATAGTTGGCTATGCAACAATGCCTGTTAAGAACAATGTGAAGATATATGAAGATGTATACAG GTCTGCAGTCATGAAATATGGCCTGTGGGATCAGGTTAGAGTAGATCATGGAAGAGAATTCTACCTAACGTTATTCATGCAAGAAAACCTTAAAGCCTATCCGCATAATCAGGAAAGGCGGCCCTATCTGCAGACTAAGTCCACAGAG aACCATACTGTTGAGAGAATGTGGCCCGAGATAAATGACAGGGTGAACTACCCATTGAAGGCTGCCATGGTGCAGTTGTTGGACCAGGATTTACTTAGTATGGAGGACAACACTGTTAAATACTGTTCATCAGAACTGCTTTGTCAAGTGAGCCACATAGGTGTTGCATGA